One genomic window of Clostridioides difficile ATCC 9689 = DSM 1296 includes the following:
- a CDS encoding helix-turn-helix domain-containing protein, producing MAEVSKKLKAKEIGKRLNELRTLERLSQRAFGERIFLSQDQISLLEKGKRVLTERSINDICREFEVNEEWLRSGKGEIYKDCLADLEIDDDVKEITNKLYELEQEDRDAILKMIELLQKKNK from the coding sequence ATGGCAGAAGTTTCAAAAAAATTAAAAGCTAAAGAAATTGGAAAAAGATTAAATGAGTTAAGAACTCTTGAAAGACTTTCGCAGAGAGCGTTTGGGGAAAGAATTTTCTTATCACAAGATCAAATTTCTTTATTGGAAAAAGGAAAAAGAGTTTTGACAGAAAGAAGTATTAACGACATATGCAGAGAATTTGAAGTAAATGAGGAATGGCTAAGAAGTGGAAAAGGTGAAATTTATAAAGATTGTTTAGCTGACTTAGAAATTGATGATGATGTAAAAGAAATAACTAACAAACTTTATGAATTAGAACAAGAAGATAGAGATGCTATCTTGAAAATGATAGAATTATTGCAAAAGAAAAACAAATAG
- a CDS encoding helix-turn-helix domain-containing protein, with translation MDLLKDARKKEWFWLENDLVDREDLGIYEKMIYIVLARYSDNESCCFPSYKTIALKCGCSERQAKSVVKILENKGLIKKENRIKSNSNEKESNIYFVLTAKLGGEYDAQQVVNMMHNPSAPHAQQVVNMMHSKKTNIKKTYIKSNTTPQNEPKTDYLDLSFLDLDIEKVKLTKDEYDKLISKFGKKYIHDKIVSLENYIVNGKGSRYKSHYRALLTWGNADTSKGILQPVTKAKNPLSGFKEL, from the coding sequence ATGGATCTCTTGAAGGATGCAAGAAAAAAAGAGTGGTTTTGGCTAGAGAATGATCTAGTAGATAGAGAAGATTTAGGAATCTATGAAAAAATGATTTATATAGTTCTTGCAAGATATTCTGATAATGAAAGTTGTTGCTTTCCAAGCTATAAAACGATCGCTTTGAAATGCGGATGTAGTGAAAGGCAAGCCAAAAGCGTAGTTAAAATTTTAGAAAATAAAGGGTTAATTAAAAAAGAAAATAGAATAAAAAGTAACTCAAATGAAAAAGAAAGCAACATATATTTTGTTTTAACAGCTAAATTAGGTGGTGAATATGATGCACAACAGGTAGTGAATATGATGCACAACCCTAGTGCACCTCATGCACAACAGGTAGTGAATATGATGCACAGTAAAAAGACTAATATTAAAAAGACTTATATAAAAAGTAATACCACTCCACAAAATGAACCTAAAACTGATTATTTAGATCTATCATTCTTGGACTTAGATATAGAAAAAGTAAAACTAACTAAAGATGAATATGACAAACTTATAAGCAAGTTTGGGAAGAAATACATACATGATAAAATTGTTAGTTTAGAAAACTATATCGTAAATGGTAAAGGGAGTAGATATAAGAGTCATTACAGAGCTTTGTTGACTTGGGGGAATGCTGATACTAGCAAAGGTATATTGCAACCAGTTACAAAGGCTAAGAATCCACTCAGTGGCTTTAAAGAACTTTAA